The Celeribacter marinus genome window below encodes:
- a CDS encoding RNA-binding protein, which produces MTRGGQPKDKMEDDERRCIVSREAQPRHGLIRFVVGPDGTLVPDLAEKLPGRGIWVSCERAILEEAISKRLFAKAARQDVIIPDGYVDLIEKGLANRVVHLISLARKAGQAVCGFEKVKNWLIDEHAKILLQASDGSERGKGKLKTPDGGRWFGLLSSSELGLAFGRESVIHGALAGGGLSKRIVEDAERLKGVRETDGGERSAGKGKTTK; this is translated from the coding sequence ATGACCAGAGGCGGCCAACCAAAAGACAAAATGGAAGATGACGAGCGGCGCTGTATCGTGTCGCGCGAGGCGCAACCGCGTCACGGTCTCATCCGTTTCGTGGTTGGTCCCGATGGTACCTTGGTGCCCGACCTTGCGGAAAAGCTGCCCGGTCGTGGAATATGGGTCTCATGCGAACGCGCCATTTTGGAAGAGGCGATAAGCAAGCGCCTCTTTGCCAAGGCGGCGCGACAGGATGTGATTATACCCGATGGGTATGTCGATTTGATTGAAAAAGGCCTCGCGAATCGCGTTGTGCACCTCATCTCACTGGCCCGGAAGGCTGGTCAGGCGGTGTGTGGGTTCGAGAAGGTAAAAAATTGGCTGATCGACGAGCATGCAAAGATTCTTTTGCAAGCATCGGATGGTTCAGAACGTGGAAAAGGTAAACTCAAGACGCCTGATGGAGGCCGTTGGTTCGGTCTGTTGTCGAGTTCTGAATTGGGTTTGGCTTTCGGCCGCGAAAGTGTGATACATGGCGCGCTCGCAGGCGGCGGACTCAGCAAACGAATTGTTGAGGACGCTGAACGCCTGAAGGGTGTGCGCGAGACAGACGGTGGAGAGCGCTCCGCCGGGAAGGGTAAGACGACGAAATGA